One genomic window of Octopus bimaculoides isolate UCB-OBI-ISO-001 chromosome 2, ASM119413v2, whole genome shotgun sequence includes the following:
- the LOC106872745 gene encoding uncharacterized protein LOC106872745 isoform X2 has translation MKYRSGKSSSPVTPKTCYMLPEIPTLIPTKDNQEMSKKSLFLLGYRDCSYEALRYMIEVEKIAQDDPLILGLQQHLEQHQLRMDIQSLIDSELGNLDRSDDSEDLNKISPKSSPDTSSSNNELPLTTHLKSEHNSADSTSPQMTVTSTTAIQTKVCPNKSDSLNGNCCQDNNNNSQKHSNRTIKKKRELSLSPADCEANCLLEKETLCKKRRLENSNAVKMDDSTKWSQLNLSIATVAQELIVLLENENPFFEDDSYVEEELVMNEEFAK, from the exons ATGAAGTACAGATCAG gTAAATCTTCATCACCTGTAACACCCAAAACATGTTATATGCTTCCAGAAATTCCAACATTAATTCCCACGAAAGACAACCAGGAAATGAGCAAGAAATCGCTTTTCCTATTAGGGTACCGTGATTGCAGTTATGAAGCATTGCGGTATATGATTGAAGTTGAGAAGATTGCTCAAGATGATCCACTCATACTTGGATTACAGCAACACCTGGAACAGCATCAACTCCGTATGGACATTCAGTCTTTGATTGACAGTGAACTTGGCAACTTGGACAGATCAGATGATAGTgaagatttaaataaaatatctccAAAATCTTCTCCAGACACTAGTTCTTCAAACAATGAACTGCCATTAACCACAcatttaaaatcagaacataaTAGTGCTGACAGCACGTCTCCACAAATGACTGTTACATCAACAACTGCTATACAAACTAAGGTATGTCCAAACAAATCAGACAGTTTAAATGGCAACTGTTGccaagataataacaataacagtcaaAAACATAGTAACAgaactataaaaaagaaaagagaactaTCATTATCTCCTGCTGACTGTGAAGCAAATTGTCTCCTAGAAAAAGAGACTCTTTGCAAAAAGAGACGTTTAGAGAATTCTAATGCAGTGAAAATGGATGACAGCACAAAATGGAGCCAGCTCAATCTCTCCATAGCTACAGTTGCTCAAGAGTTGATTGTTCTTCTTGAAAATGAAAATCCATTCTTTGAAGATGATTCCTATGTAGAAGAAGAACTTGTTATGAATGAGGAGTTTGCCAAGTGA